In the Castor canadensis chromosome 1, mCasCan1.hap1v2, whole genome shotgun sequence genome, GAGGGATGACATGGGAGAAGTCTGTACAACATTGTAACAATCAgtcacaaaatttttattttcagtcaatGTGACTCATCCAATCCATGTCCATGATGGTCGCATTCAACTTGAGCAGCCTCAATGCAGGCTTCTTCATTCTACTGGGAATTCCAGGGCTGGAGCAGTTCCACATCTGGATCGGGATTCCCTTCTTTATTAGCTACCTTGTAGCCCTTGCAGGAAATGGTGTCcttttttaccttattttcaaggAGCGCAGCCTCCATGAGCCcatgttctttttcctctccatgCTGGCTGCTACAGATCTCATCCTATCTAATACATGTGTACCGAAAACATTCAGTATCTTCTGCTTGGGTCCTCAGGAAATCTCGTTTCCTGGATGTCTTATTCAGATGTTTTTTCTCCACTACAGCTTTGCCATGGATTCTGCTATCTTGATGGCCATGGCATTTGATCGCTATGTTGCTATTTGCTTCCCCCTAAGATATACCACCATTCTCACCCATCAGACTATTACTAAGATTGTGATGGGTATCATCAGTAGGAGCTTTTGTATCATCTTCCCTTGTGTGTTTCTATTAAAGCGACTGCCTTTCTGCCAAACACTCATCATTCCTCACACGTACTGTGAACACATAGGTGTTGCCAGGCTTGCCTGTGCTGACATCTCCATTAATATCTGGTATGGCCTTGCTGTACCTATCATGACTGTCACATCAGATCTGATCCTCATTGGGATTTCTTACACTCTCATCCTGCGTGCAGTCTTTAACCTTCCACCCAATGAAGCCCGCCAGAAAGCCCTTAGCACATGTGCTTCCCATGTTGGTGTCATTCTAATGTTCTATACTCCAGCCATATTCTCTGTCCTTGTCCACCGCTTTGGTCATAATATTCCTCACTCTTTTCATATACTGTTTGCCAACCTCTATGTGGCCATCCCTCCTGCAATCAATCCAATCATCTATGGTGCGAAGACCAAGCAGATTCGGGACAAAATCAGTCTTCTCTTATTCCCGAAAGGAAACTTGTGACATAAAAGGGAGGgtttgggaaagaaaacaggtaatggTATTGATTGTGGAGTGCTTCCTACTTTTTTGAATCTGGATTCTCCATAATGTTgacttaaatttatataaaatcctAGAAATATAGGGTGGGTTATAGGAAATAGTGAGTGAAGATAAGCAGGTCGATGTCAAGAGAGGCAAAATAAAAGTTGAAGAAGACACATTTGCATGAAATGATAGATCTTTGTAGATTgatatctaatttttatttttatttacttttttttatggtcctgtggtttgaactaagggcctacaccttgagctacagcaccagcccttttttatgatgggtttttttcaaaatagggttttGCAGAACTCTTTCCCTGGATGATTACACTTTTCAAAGAATCCTCTGGGAAAATGAATCAACCAGGCTACCACTTCGATCACAAGGAAGGGAACTGGCCACCCTAACTCTTGAGAGAAAAGGGTGCCAAGGCACGAAGACAAAGTGAGTTTCCTCCAGCCACCCTAGGTTAAAGGTAACCAGGCGAAAGACCTGGAAAGAAGACTGTGTGAaagtaaaggcaaaaacaaaacaaagcaaaacccccAAAACCAGGGTTGTGAGTGGCACTCACCCATGGATCACAGCACTTACTGGCTGAGGGGCTCTTGAGCAGCCTTGGGCTGACACATGTCTTACttgtaatttaaaagaaaaaaaagtgaggctCAGCATTCAGGGGCCTGGGCAGGGTGGTTGGTTCTGCACCTCATACCTCAGGATGACAAACTCAACTGAAAAATCCCTGACAACcttataaaagaagagaaaaaaaatgaatctcCTAGTCAATAGTTTTCCAACTTTTCTTTCTGGCTTATAGTGGGTATCAAAGTCACCTGGAGGACTTGGTAAAAATGCAAAAACTAAGCTCTATCATATTTCAGGagactcttactttttttttttttttggtggtattgggttgcCAGATTGGCAGgagttttaccacttgaactatacctccaaccctcattgctttagttatttttcagataagtgttgaccttggactgtgatcttatTAGTTGTGCTTCTGCATAGCAGGGATAATAGGTATGATCCACCATTCCAATCTTATTTGTGGAGTGGCATCTAGCTTACTTTTTGCCATATCAGAAAAGTTCCTTTGAAAATCCCATAAACTTGGTTCTTGTAATTTTCTGAGTCTAAAGTAACACAGATCTTTATGCTCCACATAGTGCTTCCTGACAAACTGTACTCATTTCATCTAAAACTGCCCACCTTTAAATCTCACAGAATCAAAACATGTTATTCACCAGACTTTTGCTAGGCTGCCCCGCTCCCACACAGGCTGGATTAGCTCAGTGTTCAGCCCCATCCCCACTAGACAGAGGTGAAATTTTACTTCCCTTTATGGCCACTAGTTTTGTCTGAGGAGGGGAGGGTTGAAATCCACCCACCAGCCACCCTGGACTATGTGGCTCCCTCCAGAGCAGATCATGTgtccttctcacaaggaaactccctgtgtagttatagtaaacatttttctttctttaatgaaatCGGAGAAagggaaggcagaacaggtcctgtctgggggttggtacagGTGGGAAGAGGGTGGTGGGGGGGAAAaggtgtgggagagtgaatatagtgaaatcctgtgtacacatgtatgtagatagaaaaatgagacctgttgaaactatttcggggggggagaggggaagagaaagagaatggttgagggaggggctgaattcaagtatgatgtgtttgatatattgtaagaacttttgcaaatgccacaatgcacccctacccagtacaataaaaataaaaccaaaatttaaagaaaactagaaaaaacatGTTATTTATTATCACTACTGCAGTTATCTCCTTGGCCTGAGTTATCCTTTCTTTGAGATTTTTAGCTTTGACTCCATGTTATTtccccaaaatgaaacaaagcataacaaaagaaaacattatgaactcttttttttggtttatttgttcacttattcatatttgcatacattgtttgggtcatctctcccccccaacccctttctccttctctccccctgattctctttgcttccaggcagagcctgttctgccctcttctccaattttgttgaagagaagacataagcaataataagaaagacagcttttttgctagtttgagataggatagctataccaagagattcctagcattgcttccatgcacatgtgcattacAACCCAGACTGATTCATCTTTACCAAACCTCCTcattacttcccggtcaccttcccatagtggcttctctcactttaagattactatattatctcctctacagtgggcacatcaaacactttcaagttttgggtttcttacctttccctattccccctgtatgtgctctcctcttagcatgtgacccatgtccaataatattactgcatttgttttaagtctaaagtctccatattagagaaaacatgatttttggccttctgagcctgaataactttgcttaagatgatgttctccagttccatccatttacttgtgaatgacaagatttcattcttcttcatggctgcgtaaaattccattgtgtataaataccacattttcttgatccattcgtcagtagtggggcatcttggctgtttccataacttggctattgtgaatagtgctgcaataaacatgggtgtgccagtGCATGAACTCTTGTCATGATTCCTGGTGATTTTAATATTCATGTAGGTGATACCTTAATAACTTGATgtgtcattttgcattttccaaaGATGATCACCACATTATCTTCCACCTTCCATGTTTTCTGTACTATGACCTCTTTCTATTCCCATATTAAGAGTTAGAGGCCAATCCCTCTTTTCTTCAGTCCTAGGGTGGACTTAGGGATTCCTTGACAAATAACATTCAGAATTGACATATAGAGCTTCTGATGTTAGGACATGAAATCTTTACAGTTTCCACCTGGATCTCTTAAAATGCTTAAACTTACTAGGCCACCTTTGGACCCCAGCTACCATGCTATGTGCATTCCAAGCAATATGGAGAAACTGTAAATATTTTAGTGGATGGCTTTGATTGAGATCCTAACCAATAGCCAACAACAGCTGCCAGCTTTGTTAGTAAGCCATCTTGGTCATCCAGTCCAGTGGAAACACCAGACAGCTGTAGTAGTATatgcaaaataagaaatatatctAATGCAGTGGTGCATTGGCCAAGGTCAAAGTGGAGTACTGAGAACACTAACACTCTTTTATGCCTCATATAATATGGTAAAAACAAAGAGATATGAGATAAAAGTGAAATTGTCCAGTGTTAAGCAGAATTTATAGTGAATATAAAGGAGTCATGGCTGACTAGATTCAAATAATAATGAACTCTCTTCACCTCCAGCATCTGCAAATGATGAAAGACTTGGGTGTAGTGTCATGTCTGTGATGAGATTGTAAGAATCTTCTTTCTAAGAATAGAGAAATACTTAAAGGTGTACCTTGTAAGCACTTTCAACTTGATGAAGAAGTTTCTAAAGAATAATAAGAATATTTCCTGATAACACTGTAACTCTAAAGCAAAATCAGACAGTGGACAGACTGGGAGATATTTGTGGATGCAACTTTTGTCTAATGAAGTGAATCCTAAGACACTCATACTGTATtcagagttttagaaagaaatgtataGATGAAATCACAGTCAGCTTCTACCTAAGGAACATAGtcattgcaaaagaaaaagacatcttTGAGTCTCCAACTTCTTCAGGTAGGCAGCAGGATTAAAAACCTACtcaggaagattccaagatggtggctagagggaggaagcagaaagcgtgcttcctaaaataaaatcttggagagatgctgcagatacaccttacaggaaaaaccactgagaacagGTAAAActgtgactcctccacacctccagcctgcacacagaatctccacttcacattaaacggagaaaccaggagggctcccatgctgccaaaTGGCAGCACCttgatggcttgggaagacacagaccataaggtgagctaagtgggacatggtacttccacagacaaccctgggccagatcagcatagccccctggacagaccaacccccacccagggaaaaaagaaaaaaaactgaataataagcaatagtaacaaaaaagacatgtagcaaagagggtggggcgccctgagcactgaagagtgctcacaacaagccagctggagaaggcaggagcagcagcacccacccagcaaccaggagcgggaaagcttgaaAAAGTGGTAGTGGgatgaaaactccacaggagagaggggaaggcccacttcccacgtgagctgtaaataaacaagccacccagagaaggcaggagcagcggcacatgcccagcaatcaggagcaggaaggcttgtaaaagtggcagtgggaggaaaactccacgggaggagggggaagacccacttcccatgtgaactataaacaaacatgcaggcctgagaaagctggtgcagtgtcacctcccccatgTGCTTGGaagggggaaagcttgtagcagtctGAGGGGCTCCAGCAATTGCAggttgacagcagtgggcaggtgagctgcagccaaagatagccattcacagaactgtccccagacttttttttctccttgcctttgatgagacaacaaccgaactacacctgcatgctgaaaaacttactgaaactgtatttcatttgaacttgggatactttgtggtgttttttttgttttgtgtttttttgttttgttttgtttggtttggtttttttcccctttgatgagacaatgacagaactacttctgaaacACCATCTCTAGGATTAGAGGCTAAGGGGCAAAccccaaaattattaagaactttattgcatttgaacttggagatctttttatttttaatttttttattattttattattttttcttttatttatttatttatttgtttattttcaatcctctctctgtctctctaatgcctgttcagcttaccattgattagtacactatctttccctgtttatatctttttttttttttttttgatgaccaCAGAAGCCAGATAGTTTATTTTAGATATCTACAATAAATTGCAAGATGGTGCTCAGGAGAAATGGACAAAGCTCTTTTAAGCccttagagagacagagtttGGGGAATGCTGGAGAAAGTTTAATATTCAGGAACATAGAGGCATTGACTACTGCTTTCTCCATTACCTCAAAATGTGGCTTCACTGATGAATATCTTATAGGACCAGAAGAGCTTGGCACTGTAGTACATCCCCTTGGATGGAGGAACCTTgagtttatatctttgaaacttttttgtttgtttctttgttttgtttttttctacttgtttgtttatctgttttcccttttactttaacttctttgctttccatctcctctcacccttccattctaaatatcaccattgttattattacaagctagaaaatacttaattgcacacagtacagggacaataacaacaccaagggaaatgacaggaagacagaaaaaacagggaaaccagtttccccacagcaacaaattagtacaggaaccagagggaaatgaagaaaacatatactcagatccagactccaacaaaatgaagataaactatgccaaagaacccaatgaagcccataagaataatctaaaagaagaaatactacaggtactcaatgaggattttataaagatgatactggatatggtcaaccaaaatgtacaggagacatcaagaaattccaagataacaaaaaaagagaatttgaaaaagcactagaagaaaaaaaaagccatagaagcactgtataaacacaaaagtgaaacaaagagcatgatttataaagagataaattaactcaggacaaaaatagacaacattaaagaggaaacgactcaggatatggaaaaactcagaaaaaaagaatgaaacagaattgcaaaacaaaatggaatgccaatccagcagaatagaacaaaccagaagacagaatttcagaacttgaagatgaaatggtaattaaaggaaaaaccaaagaactattagttaaacaactcaagacctgtgaaaagaaaatgcaagaactcactgactccatcaaaagaccaaacctgagaatcatgggcattgacgaaggagaagaaatgcaagcaaagggaatgtgtaatatattcaacaaaataataacagaaaatttcccaaatctagagaaagatattcccatacagatgcaagagacctccagaacaccaaacagatcagactaaaatagatctaccccacagcatatcatcattaaaacaacaaatacagagacctgagaaagaatactgaaggctctaagagagaaaaatcaaataacttacaaagttaaacccatcaaaatcacagcagacttctcaacagaaacattaaaagcaagaagagcttggagtgagatcttccgggcactgaatgaaaataacttcaaccccaggatactctacccagcaaaactatcattcaaaatagatggagcaataaaagtcttccatgataagcagaaactaaaacaatatgtgaccacaaagccaccactacgaaagattcttcaagggattctgcacacagaaagtgaaacccaacataaccatgaaagggcaggcagcaccaaattacaggaaaagaaaaagcaagaaagaagagagttacctcaacttaggtacatacaatcaaaccttcaaacaactaagacaactaaatggcaggaatcaccacatagctatcagaactaacacttaatgttaatggacttaattcccccatcaaaaggcaccagttgacaaaatggattaaaaaggaagatccaacaatttgttgcttacaggacacccatctcactgacagatataaacataggcttaggatgaaagactggaagaagatttaccaagccaatggcccctgaaaacaagcaggagtagaaatatttatatctgacaaaatagacttcaaacctacattgatcaaatgagataaagaaggacattccatactaatgaaaggggaaatagaccaaaaggaaataacaattatcaacctgtatgcacccaatgtcaatgcacccaatttcatcaaacataccctgcagggcctaaaagcatattatattaattccaacacagtggttgtgggagactttaacaccccattatcatcaatagataggtcatccaaacaaaaaatcaataaagaaatcctagatctaaaatataccataggtcaaatggacctagttgatgtctacagaacatttcatctaacttccacacaatatacattcttctcagcaacccatggaaccttctccaaaatagatcatatcctagggcacaaagcaagcctcagcaaatacaagaaaatagaaattataccgtgcgaggatgtggggaaaaaggaaccctcttacactgctggtgggaatgtaaacttgtgctaccactctggaaaacaatgtggaggctacttaaaaagctaaacattgatcttccatttgatccagtaataccactcttgggggtatacccaaaagactgtaacacaggttactccagaggcacctgcacacccgtgtttattgtagcactattcacaatagccatgttatggaaacagccaagataccccactactgatgaatggatcaagaaaatgtggtatctatacacaatggaattttatgcagccgtgaagaatgAAGTTATCATTCgcttggtaaatggatggaattggagaacatcattctgagtgaggttagcctggaccaaaaagaccaaaaattgtatgttctccctcatatgcggacattagatcaagggaaaacacaacaaggggattgaactttgatcacaagataaaagcgagtgcacactggggagatatgaggataggtaagacacctaaaaaattagctagcatttgttgccttcaatgcacagaaactaaagtagataccttaaaaacaactgaggccaacaggagaaggggaccagaaactcgagagaaggttagataaaaaagaattaacctagaatgtaacacacatgcacaggaaattaatgtgagtgaactccctgtatagctatccttatctcaaccagcaaaaacccttgttccttcctattattgcttatactctctcttcaacaaaattagagataagggcaaaatagtttctaccgggtATCGTGGGGGTGCAGGGAGAGGGTTGGTATGTGGGGGTTAgtagggggtgggggaatgggggagaaatgacccaaacattgtatgtacatatgaataaaaaaaattttaaaaaaagctgcTCAGACATAAGTATACATTATTTCTATTGAAAAGCAAAGATTTCATAGAGTAGAGAACCAGTTTCCCAGAAGTTGTAGTCACCATAATCAGTCCCAGGGAGTAGGATTGAGTCCTTATTAAGAATGTGGCTCTTAATAAGacactattcatagtagccaagccATGCCTGCAGCCAGTATGCTCCACctctgatgaatgggttaagaaaatgtagtatttatacacgatggaattttattcagccatgaagaagaatgaaattttgtcattcacacgtaaatggatggaactagaaaacatcatctgaagcaaagttagtcaggctcagaagggcaaaaatcacatgttctcctttatATGTGAATTATACACctaaacaaatacagtaatattattggacatgggtcacacactaagaggagaatgtGCACGGGATAAatagggaaaagagaaggaaaactaaaacttgaaggtggttgatgtgcccactgtagaggagctaatatagtagtCTTCAACaggtagaggccactatgggaaggtgaccaggaagtagtgaagaggtctggtgcaaatgaaccaattcaggtcgTAATATACTTGTACATGGacgcaatgctaggaatctctctgtatagctttctttatctcaaactaacaaaaatgctatctttcttattgtttccaatgttttctcttcaacaaaatcatagaAGGAGAAGGTAGAATGGGGAGAggttggcccaaacaatgtatacacatgtgagaaaatgtaaaagtgataaaataaaaaaactttttatgCTTATGTTccgagaattaaaaaaaaagaacatggggACATCATATTAAGCAAGTTATTTTTATATGCGTCCCCTATTATTTTACCTGTATCTATTGTGATTATCCTATCTTGATATTGCTGTTGCATGTTGGCTATGTAAGTAGAAggtaattcatttatttacttcacAAGTCTTCAAATTGAGAAAAATCACATTCAAAGAGCTATGCAGGAATTTCACCCAAAGAGTTTTAattcacactttttaaaatttattttttaattaacacataCTTATACACATTTATGagataaaatgtgatattttgattcaCGTGTACATTGGACGCTGTCTTTCAAATTTGTTCAGTGTCCTCATTTCTTGATTGTTCTCTTTGTCAGCATAAATATTGTGGTCCattcttagaaataatttttaagacacAAActccctctgttctctctctctccctatacACACTTTTGTTTTTCGCAACACACACtatatttgaatttaaaactGCACCCATCTTGTGCATGGGTTCATCAGTCCTAATATCATTTGTGAATTGTCACTGTTTACTCTctattttatctttctgaatcAATACAAACACTTAATAATATTTCTCTCAACTTAAAATTCCTTCTTGACTCCTGTTCCCATCCATCTGTTACCTCAATTCTATACTTTCTTTTGAAGGGGAACTCTTTGAAAGAGTTGTCtatattcactttttcttttgtttcccccttattttctttttaactcacTCTTACACAAATTTTGTATTTCCACTCCACAATTCTGTGTAAACCATGGTAATTGTTGAAAAACAGTGATCTTAGTCTTCTTATTCCTTGATCTGCTAGCTGTAGTctatatacttttatattattttatgtacatttctcCCATACCTGGCTTACTGGTGTCTCTCCTACTTTATAGCTACTCTTTATTTGTGTCCTTCATTGGTTCTTCTCTTCAAGTAAACTCTGAATATTAGATCTTAATCTTTGATGTCCTTTAtttacatttgttctttttttaaatctcatttaatCTCATAGTTTTAAACCATTACATTACAATGATGATTAACAAATAAACTTTTCTGAAACCATGACTTGTATATTAACAAGTACCAATATGTCATTTCCGTAGCAGATAATAGGAAAAGGATGCATCTTCATACTGAACTATACCTAGCTTCACTTTGATTAAGTAGTTTATCATCTGGTATAATTAGATGCAGGAAACAAGACAAAGAATCACCCTAGCAAACACAATGAGATGTTAAACGGAAATAAAGAATCAATCTGAGGGTCAACCTGAAGGAATTCAGATTAGACACAGTGATATTTTCCTTGAAATCAGGTGATATTACACCAGATTAGgcaacaaaaggaaacaacaaagattccccactactgatgaatggatcaagaaaatgtggtacttgtacacaatggaattttactcagccatgaagaagaatgaaatcttatcatttgcaggtaaatggatagaactagagaacattgttctgagtgaggtcagccaagttcagaagaccaaaaattgtatgttctcctcatatgccgactttagatctagggcaaatacagcaatgtggtaggacttggatcacatgataaggggaaagcacattttggtgatatagaaataggtagaaaacccaaaacatgaaagcatttaatatccccactccagaggaactaatacagaaaccttaaagcaacagaggttatcatgagaagggatcagtaaccaggataaagatcaattagagatgaatcagcatgggtcataacacttgtacacgaaagcaatgctaggaatatttctgtatatctatcctcaactcaactagcaaaaacactttctcttccttattaggcttgtctcttttcttcaacaaaactagtgataaaggcagaacacgacctgcctggaactgagggaggaagtggggagagggttggggaggggagaggggggagaataaaaaatgcacatgtgaataaaaaaaagaataaattggtgatagaaaaaaaagaaatacctcatTAAACTGTGtcatataaaagcaaaaacaaaaagaacaagaacaagaattgacaaaatggaattgtatcaaattaaaagtcTTCTGAACATCAAAGGATACAATGACAAGAATCAAGAGATACTCAacagatgggaaaaaaaatcttcaccatTTATTCaatggacaaaggattaatatcaagaatatacaaagagctcaaaaaattaaacagtaaagcaacaaataatccaaaaaaaaaaggaagctgtgCAAATCTAAATTAAGATGCATCCCTTCAATATTATGTACTTccatgtttccttcttttttctaaattgcTTTACCCAATAGTCTGGCatgattttgttacttttttggtCCAAAAGTTTGACAATTATTAATGCCTTAGTGCCAGGCCATGGTGACTCCTTCTGTATTGAAAACATGATCAACCTTTAAAAAGTGACATGACTGGTGTGCCTCTCCAGAGATCATATCTGCAAATTCACCTCTATGTTCAGCAGCTGGACCATTGGTGCTCTGAGTCAACCACAGTCTCTCTGAACAAAAACAGCTTCAAATGGTAGGAATAAATGGGACCGGACCTCACATTCAGGAACTGTTCTCCTTTAGCTGGATCAAGTTTCTCTGATGCTGCTGGCCACTGAAGCAAGGGTGAGTGTTAAATGGATAAGGTGGGTAGAAAATAAGGTTGAGGGCAGTTTTCTAAAGCCATGAAGGGAGGTAGGGGAAGACAGAGATGATAATCATGCAAACATACTGATGGTTTTGGTTATTCTGGGCATCATCTCAGTCTTATCCCTGACTACATTATAAAAACTTGGGTTTAGGTGTTTGTGTAGCTTTAATTCATATCAAAATTTATTACCACTATGTCCTCCTTTGCTTTTTACCTGAATCCATCCATTTCCTCTTTGAGTTTTTAGTTTCTTGCTGTTTTCCTTGTGGTCTCAGATAAGCCACATGAACCTCTGAGTGCAGTCTTCCTTAAATCAATAAGGCCAgcatttcccttttctctctttcttttttgaaaatagaacaataaaacacattaaaaacttcttttgaaaaaagaggaaaggacaagaaag is a window encoding:
- the LOC109687277 gene encoding olfactory receptor 52H1-like — translated: MSMMVAFNLSSLNAGFFILLGIPGLEQFHIWIGIPFFISYLVALAGNGVLFYLIFKERSLHEPMFFFLSMLAATDLILSNTCVPKTFSIFCLGPQEISFPGCLIQMFFLHYSFAMDSAILMAMAFDRYVAICFPLRYTTILTHQTITKIVMGIISRSFCIIFPCVFLLKRLPFCQTLIIPHTYCEHIGVARLACADISINIWYGLAVPIMTVTSDLILIGISYTLILRAVFNLPPNEARQKALSTCASHVGVILMFYTPAIFSVLVHRFGHNIPHSFHILFANLYVAIPPAINPIIYGAKTKQIRDKISLLLFPKGNL